A single genomic interval of Aedes aegypti strain LVP_AGWG chromosome 1, AaegL5.0 Primary Assembly, whole genome shotgun sequence harbors:
- the LOC5563873 gene encoding uncharacterized protein LOC5563873, translating into MDHFRKAATKVRLQYRILKVIYWHYEPDKDYYRLVNIFLAISGIYYTPTKFWHQIAWGLVQAISVCHYFLTLTHFIEALMDWPHLVPIIWNFVEFFMMCTALGKSHVICSHMDSILETQRFVNRRQASSGNAAEDAKAREVLFKIIQTLPGTLIWVVGNVIILAAITIGPDDPLFGQSQLFHRHLSGWKARIAHIIFNSTLFPIWVGKTYCSTILISCLLMGLKTELTLATQKFGSVCDNFEKLGMERFQESLLACIKQQMLILDQLLKLQSLVRFDFLVVYYGALVTIGSLIFIPTTDGLTIGSFILTLGITVFFIESYLWCWLVESFRNINDTIEEKIMDVIVMIPHDPSRHSEYIRLRTQLMIMKIGTRFSAKFNCGGVFDITVEAVGKLLNITYSLVTFLLNFT; encoded by the exons ATGGATCATTTTCGCAAAGCCGCGACCAAAGTGCGCCTCCAGTACCGTATCCTTAAGGTCATCTACTGGCACTACGAACCGGACAAGGACTACTATCGTTTGGTGAACATTTTTCTCGCAATTTCGGGAATTTACTACACTCCTACCAAATTTTGGCACCAGATTGCTTGGGGCTTGGTGCAGGCTATTTCTGTTTGCCACTATTTTTTGACGTTGACCCATTTCATTGAGGCGCTGATGGATTGGCCCCATCTGGTGCCGATTATTTGGAACTTTGTCGAATTTTTCATGATGTGCACGGCTTTGGGTAAAAGTCACGTTATATGCTCCCACATGGATTCTATATTGGAGACCCAGAGATTTGTCAACCGACGGCAGGCTTCTTCCGGGAATGCTGCTGAGGATGCGAAAGCTCGGGAAGtgcttttcaaaattattcaaacattACCTGGGACTTTGATATGGGTGGTTGGGAACGTTATTATATTAGCTGCTATTACGATTGGTCCAGATGATCCGCTCTTCGGACAGTCGCAGCTTTTTCATAGACATCTCAGCGGATGGAAAGCGAGAATTGCGCATATCATTTTCAACTCCACTTTGTTTCCCATATGGGTTGGAAAAACGTACTGTTCAACCATTTTGATATCCTGCTTGTTGATGGGACTGAAAACTGAGCTAACACTTGCAACGCAAAAATTTGGCTCTGTTTGTGACAATTTCGAAAAGTTGGGCATGGAAAGATTCCAGGAATCCCTTTTGGCGTGCATCAAACAGCAAATGCTTATACTGGATCAACTTCTGAAACTGCAGTCACTGGTGCGGTTCGACTTTTTGGTTGTCTACTATGGAGCATTGGTCACGATCGGATCGCTCATATTCATTCCTACGACCGATGGCCTCACGATAGGAAGCTTCATCCTAACGCTGGGGATTACGGTGTTCTTTATCGAAAGCTACTTGTGGTGCTGGCTGGTGGAATCGTTCCGAAATATT AACGACACAATCGAGGAGAAGATTATGGACGTGATAGTTATGATTCCACATGATCCGTCTCGTCATTCGGAGTACATTCGGCTTCGGACTCAGCTGATGATAATGAAGATCGGTACCCGATTCAGTGCCAAGTTCAATTGCGGAGGAGTTTTCGATATCACCGTTGAAGCCGTTGGGAAACTGCTGAACATCACGTACTCGTTGGTTACCTTCTTGCTGAATTTCACATAA